The following proteins are co-located in the Candidatus Accumulibacter cognatus genome:
- a CDS encoding bifunctional enoyl-CoA hydratase/phosphate acetyltransferase — protein MSPEILQNRCFDDILIGDTASIRHTLTLQDVQLFAAVSGEISPTHLDSELDKQLGPGDLSAHSMWLGAQVSGLLGNQLPGPGTVYAGQDLEFHAPVTIGEQITLSITVREKHAETRLVTFDCRCVNARGETVMTGTARVIAPKVRITMERPDAAQVSIQSHDNLENFVGRCRQLPPVAVAVVHPCDESSLGAALEATREGLIEAILVGPLARIRMLAVQRGFDLTGIRLEDVPHSHAAAFRAVELVRLGQAAALMKGSLHTDELMTEVVSRETGLRTERRITHAFLMDVPTYHKPLIVTDAAINISPDLDTKRDICQNAIDLAHVLGIARPKVAIICAIETINSRMACTTDAASLCKMADRGQIAGAILDGPLALDNAISKEAARIKKIDSQVAGDPDILVVPDLAAGNILAKQLTFMSHADGAGIVLGARVPIILTSRADNKRTKLASCAIACLMASVPMVDGLTKSGG, from the coding sequence ATGAGCCCGGAAATCCTCCAGAACCGCTGTTTCGACGACATCCTCATCGGCGATACGGCGAGTATCCGACATACGCTGACCTTGCAGGACGTGCAGCTTTTCGCTGCGGTTTCAGGCGAGATCAGTCCGACCCACCTCGACTCCGAGCTGGATAAACAGCTCGGCCCCGGCGATCTGAGCGCACACAGCATGTGGTTGGGCGCCCAGGTCTCCGGACTGCTCGGTAATCAGCTCCCCGGCCCGGGCACAGTGTACGCTGGGCAGGATCTTGAGTTCCACGCGCCGGTCACCATCGGCGAACAGATCACGCTGAGCATCACGGTGCGTGAGAAGCATGCCGAAACCCGTCTCGTTACTTTTGACTGCCGCTGCGTCAATGCCCGCGGCGAGACGGTGATGACCGGTACTGCCCGCGTGATTGCGCCCAAGGTGAGAATCACCATGGAGCGTCCGGACGCTGCGCAGGTATCTATCCAGAGCCATGACAACCTCGAGAATTTCGTCGGGCGCTGTCGGCAACTACCTCCGGTAGCCGTCGCAGTAGTGCATCCCTGCGACGAATCTTCTCTTGGCGCTGCCCTTGAAGCCACCCGCGAGGGCCTGATCGAGGCCATCCTGGTGGGTCCGCTGGCGCGCATCCGTATGCTTGCCGTACAACGGGGTTTCGATCTCACCGGCATCCGCCTTGAAGACGTGCCGCACAGCCATGCTGCGGCCTTCCGTGCCGTTGAACTGGTCCGCCTCGGACAGGCCGCAGCGCTGATGAAGGGCAGCCTGCATACCGACGAACTGATGACTGAGGTGGTCAGCCGGGAAACCGGCCTACGCACCGAACGGCGCATCACGCACGCCTTCCTGATGGACGTGCCGACCTACCACAAACCATTGATCGTCACTGATGCGGCGATCAACATTTCTCCCGATCTCGACACCAAGCGCGACATCTGCCAGAACGCGATCGATCTGGCGCATGTCCTCGGCATTGCCCGCCCCAAGGTGGCGATCATCTGCGCAATCGAAACGATCAATTCCCGGATGGCGTGCACCACCGACGCCGCTTCACTGTGCAAGATGGCCGACCGCGGCCAGATCGCGGGCGCCATTCTCGATGGTCCGCTGGCACTCGACAACGCCATCAGCAAGGAAGCTGCGCGGATAAAGAAAATCGACTCCCAGGTGGCTGGCGATCCGGACATCCTGGTCGTCCCCGATCTCGCGGCCGGCAACATCCTCGCCAAGCAACTCACCTTCATGAGTCATGCCGACGGCGCCGGCATCGTTCTCGGCGCGCGTGTGCCAATCATCCTGACCAGCCGTGCCGACAATAAACGGACCAAGCTGGCCTCCTGCGCGATCGCCTGCCTGATGGCCAGCGTGCCAATGGTGGATGGTTTGACGAAGAGCGGAGGCTGA
- a CDS encoding acetate kinase — MEKVILVINAGSSSLKFSVFELQDTGEMRVRAVGQVEGLGTAPRLKAKDGKGQSIADECWPNSQVANHAQALQEIATLLRSRFAGQVLAGVGHRVVHGGPDYSAPLLVTPEAMDALAAFVPLAPLHQPHNLAAIRAVQAVQPELPQVACFDTAFHRTQDMVGQLYGLPYEYYERGIRRYGFHGLSYEYIAATLPTIAPEIASGRVVVAHLGSGASMCALLNGRSVGSSMGFTALDGLMMGTRPGNMDPGIVLYLLQQDGLSAKEIEDLLYKRSGLLGLSGIGNDMRVLLASDAPRASLAIDHFIYRIKRELGALAAVLGGLDALVFTAGIGENSARIRQLVCEQAQWLGIDLDLAANEQGSARISSAGSRVSAWVVPTNEELMIARHTCKLLAL; from the coding sequence ATGGAAAAGGTGATTCTGGTCATCAACGCCGGCTCGTCAAGCCTGAAGTTCTCGGTTTTCGAGCTGCAAGACACGGGTGAGATGCGCGTCAGGGCAGTTGGCCAAGTGGAAGGTCTCGGCACGGCCCCGCGACTGAAAGCAAAAGATGGCAAGGGCCAGAGCATCGCCGATGAATGCTGGCCAAACAGCCAGGTAGCGAATCATGCCCAGGCTCTGCAGGAAATCGCCACACTCCTGCGTTCCCGCTTTGCGGGACAGGTTCTGGCCGGTGTCGGCCACCGCGTGGTGCACGGTGGTCCGGATTATTCAGCCCCGCTCCTGGTTACTCCAGAGGCGATGGATGCGCTCGCGGCTTTCGTGCCGCTCGCGCCCTTGCACCAGCCGCACAATCTCGCCGCCATCCGCGCGGTGCAGGCCGTGCAACCGGAGTTGCCACAGGTGGCCTGCTTCGATACCGCCTTTCACCGTACACAGGATATGGTTGGACAGCTATATGGTCTGCCCTACGAATACTACGAGCGGGGTATCCGGCGTTACGGTTTTCATGGCTTGTCCTACGAGTACATTGCCGCAACCCTGCCAACGATCGCGCCCGAAATCGCCAGCGGGCGGGTCGTGGTGGCGCATCTCGGCAGCGGTGCAAGCATGTGCGCGCTGCTCAACGGTCGCAGTGTCGGTAGTTCGATGGGCTTCACCGCACTCGACGGCTTGATGATGGGTACCCGACCAGGCAACATGGACCCCGGAATCGTCCTCTACCTACTGCAGCAGGACGGCCTCTCGGCGAAAGAGATCGAAGACCTGCTCTACAAGCGCTCCGGCCTGCTCGGCCTGTCCGGCATCGGCAATGACATGCGCGTTCTGTTGGCCAGCGATGCACCGCGCGCTAGTCTGGCGATCGACCACTTCATCTACCGCATCAAGCGCGAACTCGGCGCGCTCGCGGCTGTCCTCGGCGGCCTCGACGCCCTGGTGTTTACCGCCGGCATCGGCGAGAACAGCGCCCGCATCCGGCAACTCGTCTGTGAGCAGGCGCAATGGCTGGGCATCGACCTCGACCTGGCAGCGAATGAACAGGGAAGCGCCCGCATCAGCAGCGCTGGTAGCAGGGTATCGGCATGGGTGGTACCGACCAACGAAGAACTGATGATCGCGCGCCATACCTGCAAGCTCCTCGCCCTGTGA
- the malQ gene encoding 4-alpha-glucanotransferase produces MITSLPRHNGILLHPTSLPGPHGSGDLGPAAYHFVDWLVGAGQSVWQVLPLGSVGPGNSPYISPSAFAGNELLIDLCQLRDAGWITEADLKSVPNFPAGRVDYDAVRRFRIAHLRRAAKHFFSHQSVGQRLAYEGFCNTARGWLDDYALFMALDITHGGDGRMWQDWPAPLAKRQPTALCEARSQLAEEIDFWKFCQWRFFDQWSALKHYANARHIELVGDLPIFVAAHSADVWANRQLFDLDRKGYPRVVAGVPPDYFSATGQRWGNPLYRWSAHAAEDYRWWVERMRQTMKLCDVVRIDHFRGFESFWEIPAAAETAVNGTWRPGPGEAVFNAMRRELSDAQGRLRIIAEDLGIITPAVDALRLAIGLPGMRILQFAFDGNTKNPYLPHNYEANTVVYTGTHDNDTSRGWWESLGHPEQDYVRSYLGIGDDSSEEIHWQLIRLACSSVASLCVIPMQDVLGLDSTHRMNAPGLGEGSWEWRFSWRQVDDSHARRLAELTRLYGRKPG; encoded by the coding sequence ATGATCACCTCACTTCCTCGCCATAACGGCATTCTCCTGCATCCCACCTCTTTGCCGGGGCCGCATGGCTCAGGCGACCTCGGCCCGGCGGCGTATCATTTCGTCGACTGGCTGGTTGGCGCCGGGCAGTCGGTGTGGCAGGTGCTGCCACTCGGCAGTGTTGGGCCAGGCAACTCGCCGTACATCAGCCCTTCAGCTTTTGCCGGCAATGAACTGCTGATCGATCTGTGCCAGTTACGCGACGCCGGCTGGATCACCGAGGCCGATCTCAAGTCGGTCCCCAATTTTCCTGCGGGGCGGGTCGATTACGACGCAGTACGGCGCTTCCGGATTGCCCACCTACGACGCGCCGCCAAACACTTCTTCAGCCACCAGAGCGTTGGTCAGCGCCTGGCTTACGAAGGCTTCTGTAATACTGCGCGCGGCTGGCTTGACGACTACGCGCTGTTCATGGCACTCGATATCACCCACGGCGGTGATGGCCGAATGTGGCAGGATTGGCCTGCGCCGCTGGCTAAACGCCAGCCGACAGCGCTCTGTGAAGCCCGCTCCCAGCTCGCCGAAGAAATCGATTTCTGGAAGTTCTGCCAGTGGCGCTTTTTCGATCAATGGTCGGCACTCAAGCACTATGCCAATGCTCGTCACATCGAACTCGTCGGCGACCTGCCGATCTTCGTCGCCGCGCACAGTGCCGATGTGTGGGCTAATCGACAGCTATTCGACCTCGACAGGAAAGGATATCCACGCGTGGTGGCCGGTGTGCCCCCGGATTACTTCAGCGCCACCGGACAGCGCTGGGGCAACCCGCTGTACCGCTGGTCGGCACACGCGGCTGAAGATTATCGCTGGTGGGTCGAGCGGATGCGGCAAACGATGAAGCTTTGCGACGTCGTGCGTATAGACCATTTTCGCGGGTTCGAGTCATTCTGGGAAATTCCCGCCGCAGCCGAGACGGCCGTGAACGGGACTTGGCGGCCAGGCCCGGGCGAAGCCGTGTTCAACGCCATGCGCCGCGAGCTGAGCGACGCGCAAGGTCGGTTGCGGATCATCGCCGAGGATCTTGGAATCATCACCCCAGCAGTCGATGCCCTGCGCCTGGCGATCGGTCTGCCCGGCATGCGTATCCTGCAGTTTGCCTTCGACGGCAACACCAAGAATCCCTACCTTCCTCACAACTACGAAGCCAACACGGTGGTCTATACGGGCACCCATGACAACGACACCAGCCGCGGCTGGTGGGAATCGCTCGGTCATCCGGAGCAGGACTATGTGCGCTCCTACCTGGGCATCGGCGACGACAGCAGCGAAGAAATACACTGGCAACTGATCCGCCTTGCCTGTTCCTCGGTTGCCTCGCTGTGCGTCATTCCCATGCAGGACGTGCTCGGCCTCGATTCGACGCACCGCATGAACGCACCGGGCCTCGGCGAGGGGTCCTGGGAGTGGCGCTTCAGCTGGCGGCAGGTCGATGATTCGCATGCCAGGCGCCTTGCCGAACTGACACGTCTATACGGACGAAAGCCGGGTTGA
- a CDS encoding CusA/CzcA family heavy metal efflux RND transporter, which produces MFDYIIHAALKQRMIVLGISLLMIIYGAITLRQMPVDVFPDLNKPTVTLMTEAGGMAPEEVEQLVTFPVESSMNGMPGVTRIRSVSGIGLSIIYVEFEWGSDIYRNRQQIAERLNLVREALPPGIVPQLGPLSSIMGEILLIALPADPDKISPMVVREYADWVVRPRLLTIPGVAQVIPIGGEVRQYRIEIKPAQLQALGIEREKLETALKDFGANTSGGFLEAQGREWLIRQIGRSSRIEDLQNLVVTVKNGQSILLKQVADVKFAPAIKRGEGSYKGKPAVILSVQKQPAADSVKLTREVEKAMAELGKSLPKGFDAPSFLFKQADFIEHSVNNVEEALRDGAILVAVILFMFLLNVRTTLISLMAIPVSLLATALVFHYFGLSINTMTLGGLAIAIGELVDDAVVGVENVLRRLKLNRTADSPLPVAEVIAAATLEVRSAIVYATVIIVLVFVPLFVLPGIEGRLFSPLGIAYIVSILASMIVSVTLTPVMAYYLLPRMKQHHAGDSPLVIWLKRWDAKLLHWSFGHARSLLAGAVALVIIVAASVSFFPRSFLPPFNEGTLTVNVLLNPGTSLAESNSIATLAEQLVMQVPEVTQVGRRTGRAELDEHAEGVHYTEMDVDLKASERNREQIIADIRQRLASLPAASNVGQPISHRLDHLLSGVRAQIALKIYGDDLDTLRGLAAEMRDRLARIPGVTDLQIEKQVLIPQIKIRLDYEQAARYGVAPGNLLRGLEQMIEGEKITQIIEGNRRFDLLVRLPESARGPQALADLLIETPIGYVPLSKIASVEESDGPNQVSRENSRRRIVLAANTDGGDMSKVIADIRAELAAKPLPEGYFTTLEGQFQAQEQAAKLITLLALVSLTMIFMVLYSRYRSMALTLIIMGNIPLALIGSVIALWISGQPLSVAALVGFITLTGIATRNGILKISHYINLCALEGETFGQHMIVRGSLERLTPVLMTALVAAFALMPLLLSADAPGKEVLHPVAVVIFGGLVSSTLLDTLLTPVMFWLWGKRPMDSLLASQEKESF; this is translated from the coding sequence ATGTTCGACTACATTATTCATGCTGCCCTCAAGCAGCGGATGATTGTTCTTGGCATCTCGCTGCTGATGATCATCTATGGCGCGATCACGCTGCGACAGATGCCGGTCGACGTTTTCCCCGACCTTAACAAGCCGACCGTTACCCTGATGACCGAGGCTGGCGGCATGGCACCGGAGGAAGTCGAGCAACTGGTCACCTTCCCGGTTGAGTCGAGCATGAACGGCATGCCGGGCGTAACACGCATCCGCTCGGTGTCGGGCATCGGCCTGTCGATCATCTACGTCGAGTTCGAATGGGGCTCGGACATCTACCGTAACCGCCAGCAGATTGCCGAACGCCTGAATCTGGTGCGCGAAGCCCTGCCTCCCGGTATCGTGCCGCAGCTCGGTCCGCTCTCGTCGATCATGGGCGAGATTCTGCTGATCGCGCTACCAGCCGATCCCGACAAGATCAGTCCGATGGTCGTCCGCGAATATGCGGACTGGGTGGTGCGCCCGCGCCTGTTGACCATTCCCGGCGTCGCCCAGGTCATTCCGATCGGCGGCGAAGTGCGGCAATACCGCATCGAAATCAAACCGGCGCAGCTCCAGGCGCTCGGCATCGAGCGGGAGAAATTGGAAACTGCCCTGAAGGACTTTGGCGCCAACACTAGTGGCGGCTTTCTCGAAGCCCAGGGACGCGAATGGCTGATCCGTCAGATTGGTCGCAGTTCGCGGATCGAAGACTTGCAGAATCTTGTCGTGACGGTCAAGAACGGCCAGTCGATCCTGCTCAAGCAGGTGGCGGACGTGAAGTTCGCTCCGGCCATCAAGCGTGGCGAAGGCAGTTACAAGGGCAAGCCGGCAGTGATCCTGTCGGTGCAGAAGCAGCCGGCTGCCGACAGCGTCAAGCTGACCAGAGAGGTCGAGAAAGCGATGGCCGAACTCGGCAAGAGCTTGCCCAAGGGCTTTGACGCGCCGTCCTTCCTGTTCAAGCAGGCCGACTTCATCGAGCATTCGGTAAACAACGTTGAAGAGGCATTGCGCGATGGCGCCATCCTGGTGGCTGTAATCCTCTTCATGTTCCTGCTTAACGTGCGTACCACGCTGATTTCGCTGATGGCGATTCCGGTGTCGCTACTGGCAACGGCGCTTGTCTTCCATTACTTCGGCCTGTCGATCAACACCATGACGCTGGGCGGTCTGGCCATCGCCATCGGCGAACTGGTGGATGACGCAGTAGTCGGCGTGGAGAACGTGTTGCGGCGCCTGAAGCTGAACCGAACCGCTGATTCCCCGCTCCCGGTGGCGGAGGTTATCGCCGCTGCCACGCTGGAAGTACGTTCCGCCATCGTCTATGCGACGGTAATCATCGTCCTAGTGTTCGTGCCCCTGTTCGTATTGCCGGGCATCGAGGGGCGGTTGTTCAGCCCGCTCGGCATTGCCTACATCGTCTCGATTCTCGCCAGCATGATCGTTTCGGTGACGCTGACGCCGGTGATGGCCTATTACCTCCTGCCGCGGATGAAGCAGCACCACGCTGGCGACAGCCCGCTGGTAATTTGGCTCAAGCGTTGGGATGCGAAGCTTCTTCACTGGTCATTCGGTCATGCGCGCAGCCTGCTGGCCGGGGCCGTCGCTCTGGTCATCATCGTCGCGGCAAGCGTTTCCTTCTTTCCGCGCTCCTTCCTGCCGCCGTTCAACGAAGGCACGCTGACGGTCAATGTCCTGCTTAATCCAGGAACCTCGCTCGCCGAATCCAACAGCATCGCCACCCTGGCAGAGCAACTGGTGATGCAAGTGCCCGAGGTGACGCAGGTCGGACGCCGTACCGGCCGCGCAGAACTGGATGAGCATGCCGAAGGCGTGCACTACACCGAGATGGATGTGGATCTCAAGGCGTCCGAGCGTAACCGCGAGCAGATCATCGCTGACATCCGGCAGCGTCTTGCCAGCCTGCCAGCCGCCTCCAACGTCGGCCAGCCGATTTCGCATCGCCTTGATCACCTGCTTTCCGGCGTGCGCGCCCAGATCGCCCTGAAGATTTACGGCGACGATCTCGATACCCTGCGCGGACTGGCGGCCGAGATGCGCGATCGGTTGGCGCGGATCCCCGGTGTGACTGATCTACAGATCGAAAAGCAGGTTCTGATCCCGCAGATCAAGATTCGCCTCGACTACGAGCAGGCAGCACGCTACGGCGTGGCGCCCGGCAACCTGCTGCGTGGGCTGGAACAAATGATCGAGGGCGAAAAAATCACCCAGATCATCGAAGGCAACCGTCGCTTCGACCTGCTGGTGCGTTTGCCGGAGTCCGCGCGCGGGCCGCAGGCATTGGCTGATCTGCTGATCGAGACGCCAATCGGCTACGTGCCCTTGTCCAAGATCGCCAGCGTCGAGGAAAGCGACGGTCCTAATCAGGTCAGCCGCGAAAACTCGCGCAGGCGTATCGTACTCGCAGCCAACACCGACGGCGGCGACATGTCGAAGGTGATCGCCGATATCCGCGCCGAGCTGGCCGCCAAACCCTTGCCCGAGGGCTATTTCACCACGCTCGAAGGTCAGTTCCAGGCGCAGGAGCAGGCGGCCAAGCTGATCACTTTGCTCGCGTTGGTGTCGCTGACGATGATCTTTATGGTGCTCTACAGCCGCTACCGCTCGATGGCGCTGACCTTGATCATCATGGGAAATATTCCGCTGGCGCTGATCGGCAGTGTGATCGCCCTGTGGATTTCCGGGCAGCCGCTGTCGGTGGCGGCGCTGGTCGGCTTCATCACGCTGACGGGCATCGCCACTCGCAACGGCATTCTCAAGATCAGTCATTACATCAACCTCTGCGCTCTCGAAGGCGAAACCTTCGGCCAGCACATGATCGTGCGCGGGTCGCTCGAACGCCTCACCCCGGTGCTGATGACTGCGCTGGTGGCCGCCTTCGCGCTCATGCCGCTGCTGCTCTCTGCCGACGCACCGGGCAAGGAAGTACTGCACCCGGTGGCGGTAGTGATCTTCGGCGGCTTGGTCAGCTCGACCTTGCTCGATACCCTGCTGACCCCGGTGATGTTCTGGCTGTGGGGGAAACGCCCCATGGATAGTCTGCTGGCCAGCCAGGAAAAAGAAAGTTTCTGA
- a CDS encoding HlyD family efflux transporter periplasmic adaptor subunit, translating into MRKIELHNRLVVALALGMLTGTALGHGDEDHSQDAKKKAPAAVSAEGTLGTAGGAAALQRLADGSLFVPKPVQRQLGLRTQLVRIAELAATVEMNGRVIPDPETSGRVQAMFAGSVIPGPKGMPTAGRKIAKGEVLAYLRPISGTIERGNQKASLAELEAQLAIAEGKVKRFEQLEGAVPQKEIDAARIEHTALQQRRAYVRASIDSAEQLVAPASGIVSASHHLLAGQVVDAKEVLFEIVDPARLAVEALAYDVGIAKTLVSASALADQTALDLKFVGGGQQLREQALPLLFRITNPNAAVAVGQPVKVIVRIDKGVKGATVPRAALTKVGAGETAVWVHTEAERFVARRIRHQSLDAANVAILDGLHDGDRVVTIGAGLLSQVR; encoded by the coding sequence ATGCGCAAGATCGAATTGCATAATAGGCTGGTGGTTGCACTGGCATTGGGTATGCTCACGGGAACAGCCTTGGGGCACGGCGACGAAGATCACAGCCAGGACGCCAAGAAGAAGGCGCCTGCCGCCGTGTCAGCTGAAGGAACATTGGGAACAGCGGGGGGGGCTGCAGCGCTGCAGCGACTGGCCGACGGCAGCCTGTTCGTGCCGAAGCCGGTGCAACGTCAGCTTGGTCTGCGCACCCAGCTGGTGCGCATCGCCGAACTGGCGGCGACGGTTGAAATGAATGGTCGGGTCATTCCCGATCCGGAAACCAGCGGGCGGGTGCAGGCCATGTTCGCCGGCAGCGTGATTCCCGGCCCGAAAGGCATGCCGACAGCCGGAAGGAAGATCGCCAAGGGCGAAGTCCTGGCCTACCTGCGCCCGATCAGTGGCACCATCGAACGTGGCAACCAGAAAGCAAGTCTTGCCGAACTCGAAGCCCAGCTGGCCATCGCCGAGGGCAAGGTGAAACGTTTTGAGCAGCTTGAAGGCGCCGTGCCGCAAAAAGAGATTGACGCAGCGCGCATTGAACACACAGCGTTACAGCAGCGGCGGGCATATGTCCGGGCGAGCATCGACTCCGCCGAACAGCTCGTGGCACCGGCATCGGGCATCGTCAGCGCCTCGCACCACTTGCTGGCCGGGCAGGTGGTCGATGCCAAGGAAGTGCTATTCGAGATCGTCGATCCCGCCCGCCTCGCCGTGGAGGCGCTGGCTTACGATGTCGGTATCGCCAAGACACTAGTTTCCGCCAGCGCCTTGGCAGATCAAACTGCGCTGGATCTCAAGTTTGTCGGTGGCGGCCAGCAACTGCGCGAGCAGGCCTTGCCCCTGCTATTTCGCATCACCAATCCTAACGCGGCAGTGGCCGTTGGTCAGCCGGTCAAGGTGATCGTCCGTATCGACAAAGGTGTCAAGGGCGCGACCGTGCCCCGGGCGGCACTGACCAAAGTCGGCGCTGGCGAGACGGCGGTTTGGGTCCATACCGAGGCAGAGCGCTTTGTTGCCCGCCGGATTCGTCACCAGTCGCTCGATGCAGCCAACGTCGCCATCCTCGACGGCCTGCATGACGGTGACCGCGTGGTGACGATCGGCGCCGGACTGCTCTCGCAAGTACGCTGA
- a CDS encoding YicC family protein, with protein sequence MIYSMTGYAARTRTVSGGELHIELKSVNSRYLDCQFRVCDELRIVEPALRELIGMRVRRGKLECRVSFIPERGNAQQLCLNADLLERLRSFDTHIRSILPMAAPLSVSDILNWPAIFGDDSVDVETALPACLTLAGEALDDFTASRAREGEKLAAVILEKLGHMRALAREVEPRIPVAQALFNEKLRQRLLDAVQWVDDERIRQEVAVFAARIDVAEELARLSTHLDEVERVLKAGGASGKRLDFLMQELNREANTLGSKSLIAEVSQTAIEFKLLIEQMREQVQNLE encoded by the coding sequence ATGATTTATAGCATGACCGGCTATGCTGCCAGAACGCGCACCGTCAGCGGCGGAGAATTGCACATTGAACTTAAAAGTGTCAATTCCCGCTACCTGGATTGCCAATTTCGAGTTTGTGACGAATTGCGCATCGTCGAACCGGCGTTGCGGGAACTGATCGGCATGCGCGTTCGCCGCGGCAAACTCGAATGTCGGGTCAGCTTTATTCCGGAAAGAGGGAATGCGCAACAGCTTTGCCTGAATGCCGACCTGCTTGAACGCCTCAGGTCGTTCGACACCCATATTCGCAGCATCTTGCCCATGGCTGCTCCGCTGAGCGTCAGCGACATCCTGAACTGGCCGGCGATTTTCGGTGATGACAGCGTCGATGTCGAGACCGCACTTCCGGCCTGCCTGACGTTGGCAGGCGAGGCTCTCGACGATTTCACGGCGAGTCGGGCACGCGAGGGAGAAAAACTCGCGGCGGTGATTCTTGAAAAGCTTGGCCACATGCGCGCCTTGGCGCGCGAAGTAGAGCCACGCATTCCAGTGGCGCAGGCGTTGTTCAACGAGAAGCTCAGACAGCGCTTGCTGGATGCCGTGCAATGGGTCGACGATGAACGAATCCGTCAGGAAGTCGCCGTTTTCGCTGCACGTATCGACGTCGCTGAGGAACTGGCGCGCTTGTCGACTCATCTCGACGAGGTCGAGCGGGTGCTCAAGGCCGGCGGTGCGAGCGGCAAACGCCTCGATTTTCTGATGCAGGAACTCAATCGCGAAGCCAATACGCTCGGTTCAAAATCTCTCATCGCGGAAGTTTCGCAGACCGCGATCGAGTTCAAGCTGCTGATCGAACAGATGCGTGAACAGGTGCAGAACCTGGAATGA
- a CDS encoding serine/threonine protein kinase codes for MVQQANHPLPAGFQLDEYSIEHQLSMGGFSIVYVATDAQGRRVAIKEYLPNTLALRSEGQTSPVITEDHLPAFRYGMKCFFEEGRALAALSHPNVIRVLNFFRANDTVYMVMEYESGHTLQELIQKNRAGITENFIRNVFTKMLNGLREVHAHRLLHLDLKPSNIYMRNSHIPVLIDFGAARQTLASDTPMLKPMYTPGFASPEHYCQRDLLGPWSDIYSVGASMYACISGNTPQPANNRLEKDRMIPAMVRWEGQYSDQLLETIDWCLCLNHRYRPQSVFALQKALTEPVITSVPPPSPQQKDSWLGQVVGKFKKT; via the coding sequence ATGGTGCAACAAGCGAACCACCCCCTTCCCGCCGGTTTCCAACTTGATGAATATTCCATCGAGCATCAACTGTCGATGGGAGGTTTTTCAATTGTCTACGTGGCTACCGATGCACAAGGGAGGCGCGTCGCCATCAAGGAGTACCTGCCCAATACTCTGGCCTTGCGCAGTGAGGGGCAGACCTCTCCGGTCATCACTGAAGATCATCTGCCGGCTTTTCGCTACGGCATGAAATGCTTTTTCGAGGAAGGCCGGGCACTGGCCGCGCTTTCCCACCCTAACGTCATCCGCGTTCTGAATTTTTTTCGTGCCAACGATACGGTCTACATGGTGATGGAGTATGAAAGCGGCCATACTCTGCAGGAGCTGATCCAGAAGAATCGTGCAGGGATCACCGAGAACTTCATTCGCAATGTATTCACCAAGATGCTCAACGGCCTGCGCGAGGTGCACGCGCACCGGCTGCTGCACCTCGACCTCAAACCGTCGAACATCTACATGCGCAACAGCCACATCCCGGTGCTGATCGACTTCGGCGCGGCCCGCCAGACGCTGGCTTCCGACACGCCGATGCTCAAGCCGATGTATACGCCCGGCTTTGCCTCTCCCGAACACTACTGCCAGCGAGACCTGCTCGGCCCATGGAGCGACATTTACAGTGTCGGTGCCTCGATGTATGCCTGTATCTCCGGCAATACACCGCAACCGGCCAATAATCGCCTCGAAAAGGATCGGATGATCCCCGCAATGGTCCGCTGGGAAGGGCAATACTCGGATCAATTGCTCGAAACCATCGACTGGTGTCTGTGCCTGAACCATCGGTACCGGCCGCAAAGCGTTTTTGCGCTGCAGAAAGCGCTTACCGAGCCGGTCATCACTTCCGTGCCACCTCCAAGCCCGCAGCAGAAGGACTCCTGGCTGGGGCAGGTAGTCGGCAAATTCAAGAAGACCTAG